CAGCAGTCAATGCAATTAACAGCAAAACGCAAAAAGAACGCTGAAAAAGATAAAAAAAGCACGCCAGAATATATTTTTAATATTTACCGAGAATACCTATTTAATCAAAAAGGATTTAATTATAATGATTTTAAAGAAATTAAAGCCTATAACCGTTTAGAAAATTTATTCCATTTAGCTACCTTTGCAGATGACCCAATTCAAAACCGTCCTCGCTCAATGGATTTTATTCTCAAAGACTATTATTTACGTGGTCGCCCAAATCAAGTACTCGATGATAAAGGTGAATATTTTCCAAACTATGTCGTTATTACAGGCTCTTCTTACCCAAGTGGACATACTTGGAATGGATTTAAACAAGCGGCTGTATTTGCCACGATTTTTCCAGAAAAAGGCGCTCAATTTTTTAATCGAGCCATAGGCTATGGCGAAAGCCGCGTAATTGTCGGCGCACATTTCCCAACCGACACCATTGCCTCGCGCTCCGCCAATTATTATCTTCTCGCTCATTTACTCAAAGAGGATAAAACCGCCAATGCACTGATTAGCCAAGCCAAAGCGGTACGCCAAGCGCTCAATAGTCAATGCGCCATCAATGATAAAAAATGCAAACCACCAATAGGCTCGCTCCCCTCTTTTAATGAAAACCTAGGTTATTACGCTAAGCAGAGTGAGCAGCCATCACAGCTACTTCTCGTTGACCAAGTTCCTGCTGACGCCGCATATTTGCTACGCTCTCGCTTTGCCTATCTTAATCAATCTCAGTGGCAGCAAATTATTGCAGGCACCGCTTATCCTACAAACTCTTTAGCGGGCTGGGGCGTTAAGCAGGATCAACCGGAAAGCCATTGGGGGCTGATTAACTTACCCAAAGCCTACAAAGGTCCAACGCATCTTGCTGAAGATTGGGTTGTGAATCAGCGAGTGACGCAAGACGATGTTGCTAACGTCGGCATAGCCGATACTTGGAGCAATAATATTGAGGGTAAAGGGCGCTTAATTAAACAAGGAGAAGGGACTTTAACCTTAACGGGTACTAACCGTTTTGCAGGGCTGGATATACAACAAGGCCGTGTGGTTTTAACCCAAGAAAACCACTTAACAGGCCCCATCAACATCAATGGCGGGGAGCTTAGCGCCAAACATCTCTTGCATGTACCCGTTGACGTCACCAATGGCACATTAGCGCTCACGCACGGCATCAAAAATACAGTGACATTAAACCAAGGAGCTCGATTTATTGGTTCCGGCCAAGTTAATGATTTAGTGGTTAACAACGGCGCTATCTTAACCCTTGGCGATAATACTAAAGACCCAACACGCCGTATAATGGTGGATAATACCGCCACATTCCAACCCGGTAGTGAATTCCATGTGAGTCTTCAAGCAACAGACATACAGAACTTTGATGCCCTACAGTCTAGCGGTACTGTGACAATCAACGGCGGTAAGGTCAAAGTGTTCTTCGCTGAGAAATCACTGCCATTCAATGAACGTATACCAAATGAAGATGAAATTCAGGGGCGATTCCGCTCCGAATATAGAATTATTAGCGCTAAAAAAATCCAAGGGAAATTTGATAGCGTAGAACCAAACTATCTGTTTATCGGCACGACATTAGATTACGGTGAAGACTCTCGCTCACCCACCACGAAACTGGTAACACTCAACGTCGGGCGTAGCGACCTGGCATTCGATACATTTGCAAAAACGCCAAACCAAGCCGCCATTGCTCACGCTCTTGAAGATCTCCCTCTTAGCAACACCCTGTATGAACGCTTAGTGCTCAGCAAAACCACCGCAGGGGTTAACAGCCTTCTTCACACCCTATCCCCACAAATTCATATCGATACCTTAGCGAGCCAGTTGAATAACCATCGCCAATATCACGGCACGCTGCTGCAACAAACACGCTCATCGGAAAATCTCGTCAAAGAGCGTGGAGATAACCGCGGCAATGTGTGGGTCAATATTCCCTACCATTGGGACAGAACCCAAAGCGATGGAAATGCATCCGGCTTTACCAATAGCAATTATGGCGTGTACTTAGGGGCGGATAAGCATTTCTTTAATGATGACTTTATCTTTGGAATGAGCTCCGGTTTTACCAAAAATTCCGTCTCAGGCGGTGTCGGTCATAGCCATAGCAACAACTATTATTTAGCCGCTTACGGCTCATTACGATTAGCGCCAATCACCCTTCGCGCAGGGCTTGGGCATACATGGCACACCATCAAAACGGATAGAACCGTCAATTCACCCATTTATTCCGATCACAATACCGCTGATTATAAAGGCAAAACTAACCACTTATTTATGGAAGCTGCTTACCCGTGGAAATCGGCATTTATCAACGCCGAGCCATTTGCCAACTTTGCCTTTACTAATGCAGAAAGCCATGGATTTAAAGAAAAAGGGGAAAAAGCCTCGCTCACTACAGGTCGCCAATCCCTCGATGCCACAACCACAACGCTGGGATTACGTTTAGATAACCAATGGAAAGTGGGCAATACATCCTCAATCGATGTACATGGGGAATTCGGCTGGCAACATCAATATGACAAGCGGGTACGTGAAATGGCATTTCGATTCGCCCACCGCGACCTGGTTGCACCACCGCTTAACTATCACGGCGTTAATGCACCGCAAGACGGAGTGGCTATCAAACTGGGTTCCAGCCTTCAGCTAACAGATAATTTCAAACTGTCCATGGATTACAGCCAATTTACTGCCAAGGGGTATTTAGAAAATAATCTTGATGCCAAATTGTTAGTGTCGTTTTAATTCGTTGGTTTCTTTGTAATTCATCAACACCACAAACATTAGCATAATAAAAAATGGCACCGGAGCGTTTAATCACTCCGGTGCCATTCTTATTTTTAACCGTTAAAGAAAGCGGAGCTACAGCAGAATTCTCAACATACGGCGCAGAGGCTCCGCAGCCCCCCACAGTAATTGGTCACCCACGGTGAAGGCTGAAAGATACTCAGGGCCCATATTCAACTTACGCAGACGCCCCACTGGCGTGCTTAGTGTGCCCGTCACTGCCGCAGGAGTCAGTTCACGCATGGTGATTTCACGGTCATTCGGCACCACTTTCACCCATTCATTATGGGAAGCCAGCAGTTGCTCCACTTCATTCAGTGGCACATCTTTTTTCAGTTTCAGGGTGAACGCTTGGCTATGGCAGCGTAATGCCCCCACACGGACACATAAACCATCAACCGGAATAATATTGCTACCCGTTGCCAAAATTTTGTTGGTTTCCGCCTGCCCTTTCCACTCTTCACGGCTTTGACCGTTATCTAGCGCTTTATCAATCCACGGAATCAAACTGCCCGCTAGCGGAACGCCGAACGCATCCGTTGGCATGGAGCCACTGCGCGTAAAGTCTGTGACTTTTTTCTCAATTTCTAAGATAGCCGACGCTGGGTTTTGCAGCTCTTTCGCCACTTGCGCGTGTAAAGAACCCATTTGCGACAAAAGCTCACGCATATTACGTGCACCCGCACCGGATGCCGCTTGATAAGTTGCTACTGAAGCCCACTCAACCAAGTTATTCGCAAACAGACCGCCCAACGACATCAGCATTAAACTCACCGTACAGTTACCGCCGACGAAGGTCTTAATGCCTTTATTTAAGCCGTCTTGGATATGCTGCTGGTTAACTGGGTCTAAAATAATAATCGCATCGTCTTTCATACGCAGTGCAGACGCGGCATCAATCCAGTAGCCTTTCCAGCCCGCTTCACGTAATTTTGGATACACTTCATTGGTATAATCGCCGCCTTGGCAGCTAATAATAATATCCAGTGCGCTCAGTGCATCGATATCAAATGCGTCTTGCAACGTGCTGCGATGACCGCCAAAAACTGGTGCCTCAGCTCCGTGTTGGGAGGTGGTAAAAAAAACCGGATGAATAACGTTAAAATCCCCTTCTTCTACCATTCTTTGCATCAATACGGAGCCGACCATTCCACGCCAGCCAATAAACCCTACATTTTTCATTCTCTTCACCCTGTCTGTTTACATACATCACCCAAAAAATTTCTACCCTCGACTTTCACTTTGCCAATCGAAGCTGGAAATTTTTCGGAAAGATAAAATTCAGAAACCATCAACCAACCGTATTAAACGTGACAAAATATGAACCAGTGTGCAAGTGAATTTCATCACTAATAGCAAGAAGATTAGTAATAACGCTAATAATTAGTAACGACGTTAATAATTAGTAAAAAGTTATTGATTTATAATTTCCATTTTGGAAAATACTATTTTCCAATTAATCCATACATTCAATTACTCAACCCAATTAAGATTAACGGGTTAATCCTCATAAAGTAGCGAATCTCATGACTAAATATGTCCTCTTCAGTTTCTGGATTGTCCTTATCTATCCTTTGGGTGTTGATCTCCATTTAACCGGTATTCCTTATATTGCCGCTGATTTAAATGCCAATGAAAGCCAGCTCCATGTGGCGTTTTCCATCTATTTAGCCGGTATGGCATCCACCATGTTAATTGCCGGATGGTGTGCAGATCATATTGGTCGAAAACCTGTTGTTCTCGTTGGTACAATGGTATTTGCCATCGCCTCTGTTATCGCCGGAAATGCCACATCTATTGATACCTTTTTAGTGGCACGATTTTTTCAAGGGATTGGTGCAGGCTTCTGTTATGTCGTGACTTTCGCGATTTTACGTGATGTTCTTAGTCCACAAAGACGAACTAAAGTGCTCGCCGCAATGAATGGTATAACCTGTATTGCGCCAGTGCTCGCGCCTGTCATTGGATTTGCTATTTTGCTGATCCACCACTGGTCTGTGATGTTCTACTTTATGGCCGGTTATGCAGTTATCAGTATGCTATTTTGCCTAATCTCAATTAAAGAGACTAAGCCTTCTTCTACTCCATCAACAGAGCAATCAACCAACCAACCTGCGGCAGAAGAAAAGTTATTTAGCACCTTCTTTGTCACGCGCTTGATTATTTCCTGCTTTGGCATGGGCGTGATCCTGACTTACGTGAACGTCGCCCCAATTATCTTGATGGAAAACCTTGGATTCACAACGGGCCAATACTCTACCGCCATGACCTTGCTGGCGATGGTGAGTATGGGAACCTCATTCTTTATGCCAAAACTGATTTCGACATTTAATAGCCGAACCTTACTGAATACCGCATTAAGCCTATTTTTGGTCAATGGCGTCCTGCTTTCCATCTATCTGCTTGCACTCCCACATTTGGCGCTGCTGTACATCGTCTTCGCCTTCTGTGGTGTTGGTTTCTCCATGCAGTTCGGCATCATCATGAGCCAAGCGTTATCGCCATTTGCAAAAAAAGCGGGTATTGCCAGTTCTGTTTTAGCCATCTCACAATTAAGCTGTGCCTCCGCGTATATTTGGGTGATGGGTGTGATGGGCGTTCCATCAATCAGTATGTTGTTAATTATCTTGCTTGCGGCGGGAATGATTGGCATGGTGTTGCTAAGAGTGCCCACCACGCAAGTCAACCAACAGGTCGCTACATGTGAATAAGCAACTGCATCGATTAGACTTAAATTTACTGGTTATTCTGCAATATCTGGTGGAAGAACGCAGTGTTAGCCTCGCAGCTCAACGCCTTGCAATCACCCCATCATCAGTCAGTAAGTCGTTGTCTAAACTACGCCAATGGTTCGATGACCCTCTATTTATCCGCAGCCCGCAAGGGCTGCTTCCTACCCCACTCATGCTACGCATTGAAAAATCACTGCCTGAGTTTTTAAATCTCTCACACTATATCGCTGAAATTCGTGATACCGAAAAACCACGAGGCATGACTTTCCGCTTAATGATGGAAGCACCGTTAAACTTAATCATGCTTCACGATTTATCCCTGAATATCCTCAATCAATACCCAGAATCGGAGGTCATTGTACGGGATTGGGATTATAACTCGTTGGCAGCACTGATTGCGGGAGATGCCGATATCGGGTTAGTCGGTCGTGAAAGTTTTCATTCGTCCAAAGAGTCGATTAACCACCTGCCAGATATTCTTAATTTCGAAGTATTATTCACCGATAAACCTCTGGCATTTATCCGCAGTGACCACCCCATTTTGCAAGAAGAATGGACGCTGGCAAATTACCTAAAATATCCGCATATCAGCACCGAATTTGGTAACCGTATCCCGTGGGCGCTCGATGATTTACTGGAAACCATGGGATTACATCGCCAAATCCATTTATCCTTTTCGACCTTTGAACAATCCCTCTTAATGGCTTCTCGCCCGGATCATAACCTTATTACTAGCTCCCCCGGCTATTGCCAGCACTATGTTAATGATTTCAATCTTGATTTAGTCTGCCTTCCTCTGCCTGTTGATGACATTCTCTACCAGCAGCTCGAAATTCCTTTTTTGATGCTGTGGCACAAACGTAATTCCTATAACTCAAAAACCTTATGGTTAAGGGAGCAGATCAAAAATAGTACGCTTGAATTTGTGAAACCCTGACTTTGTGAAATTTTAAGCCTGTAAAAACATAAAAAAATGCCATGGCAGGAGTATGAATTGCCACGGCGAAAGCAAGGATGCGAAGAAACGGAGACTAACGGAATACTAACCTTGAACGGCTTTGAAACGAGGATTGGTTTTACAAATCACGTAGATACGGCCACGACGGCGCACAACTTGGCAATCAGGATGGCGCTGCTTAGCGGTTTTTAATGAACTGAGGACTTTCACGGTAACTCCCAATAACTATTTAATGTAAATAAAGCGCAATGTAATGTTATAATATAACATATATGGGATATGACAATAATCGAATTAAAATCATCCCGCAATCATTTTTTGGGAAACTTTTGTATACTTAAGCGATTACTGACTCTCTGTCATTATTTATCAAATAGATACATTTCTATTTAATGAAATAGACCAATTTGAGGAAGATGAAATGTATTATGGCTTTGACATGGGCGGCACCAAAATTGAGCTAGCAGTCTTCGACCAGGCGCTCAATCAAGTGTGGCAAAAACGTGTTCCAACCCCCAAAGATGACTATCTCGCATTGCTCAATGCTTTTCGTGATTTAACAACTGAAGCGGATGCGCAATTTAACTGCCAAGGTAAAATTGGTATTGGTGTTCCGGGGATCGTCAATCACTCAGAAGGCGTGGTATTTACGACCAATGTCCCAAGCGCACAATACAAACCTTTCATTCATGACCTAACCAAGCTGTTAAATCGCCCTGTTAAAGTTGAAAATGATGCCAACTGCTTTGCGTTATCAGAAGCGTGGGATCCTGAATTCAAGCGTTACCCTAGCGTTCTAGGTTTGATTCTTGGCACTGGCGTTGGCGGCGGTTTCGTCATCAACGGTAAGGTTTTATCGGGAAAAAATGGCATTGCAGGGGAAATCGGGCACATGAATATGAGTGTTCGTGCCGCGAAATACCTCGGAGAAACCGTACCTGAAATTGTCTGTGGTTGTGGTCAAACGGCCTGTTTTGAAACCTACCTTTCAGGCCCCGGCTTCGAACGCATTTATGCCGCGTTTACTGGTGAGAAACGTGCTGCTATCGAGATTATTGAACGTTATCACAACGGTGATATCGCCGCTAAACAGCACGTTGAACGCTATATGATGGTGCTGGCGATGTTTATGGGGCAAGTTATCACCGTCTTTGACCCTGACTTAGTAGTGATTGGTGGCGGCCTGTCGCAATTTGATGAAATTTATCGCCAATTACCGGAAATAGTCCCTCAATATCTTTATGGTATTGCGAAAATGCCTGCTATTGAAAAAGCCCGTTATGGTGCTTCTGGCGGCGCTCGCGGCGCTGCATTTTTGAATCTCGTCGACTAATTTTCCGCACGTCTTAATACCCGTACTTCATGTCCACGCACCGTTATTTTCGCGCATGATTCCGCAATCGCATCTCTACTCTTTCGACTTATCGAGAGTAGGGATGACCAATACCTCAAAATCGCCAAAATATAATTGAGAATAGTTATCATCTTTGTTAAGTTTAATTAAATTGGCTAATAATCAATAAGTTGAACCTATTTTTCTTTTTCAGATTAACTACAGAAAATTAACCATAGAAATCAGCAAGATAATCTAGAAACTAGACTTGTCCTATATTGTTCATTTGAAAATCACTTATGATAGATTCAATTCTGCTCATTTTTTGATAGGTGAGTAATAAAAATACAATTAAAGGTCATACTCACAGCCGACAGATACCCGCTAAAGTCACATTCAGCCACTTAACTAAAGAGAAAAATAAATGAATTTGTTTTTAGAAAATTGCTTGGCTTTCCCGACCATTATCTTTAGCGGTTTACTGATTATTGTCCTTTTTTACTGGCTATGTGCCGCTTTTGGACTGTTAGATATCGATTTATTTAATATCGATACTGAATTAGATGCTGACGGCATCGATCTCACTGGCTTTGCTGGCTGGCTGACAAAACTCGGTTTAGCCGGAATTCCCGTCACCATTATCTTGACGCTATTTACTCTCTTCGGCTGGCTGATTAGCTACTTTGCTGTGCATTTATTCCTACGTTTTATTGATATGACCTTGCTGCGTTACGCCGTCGGTGTCACATCGCTGGTGATCACCGCCTTTATCTCCCTACACTTAACCGCCATTTGCCTAAAACCAATCCGTAGCCGATTGGTTAACTTGAATAAACCCAAAACGGTTCATCAGCTAATGGGAAAATTGGCCACTGTGCGCTCTGGAGCAGTCACAGAACAAAATGGGGAAGCCACCTTAGAAGATGGCGGTGCCGGGCTAATTTTGCAGGTTAGAGCGCCTAGCTCTGAAAATATTAAACGCGGGGATCGCGTCGTTATCATCAGTTATGACCCACAATCCCACAGTTACCAAGTTGTCACCGAAAACGAATTCAGGCAGTAAACACAGAAAATAAACGACCTACTTTGCTAATTAATAAAGAATGACGACATCGTCAGAACCCATGGAGAAGAAATATGGATTTGGCTGAATACATGCCTTTTTTAACGGTTGTTGGGGGAGTGATCATCATCATTCTTGGGTTCTTTGGTTTATTTAAAGCCTTCTATATCAAAGTCCCCCAAGGTACCGCTCTGATTGTTAATGATATGTCAGCACAACCAAAAGTGCATTTTACGGGCGCGTTAGTCTATCCCGTTATCTACAAAAAAGAGTTTATGCGCATTTCGCTGCTGACTCTGGAAGTGGATCGCCGTGGTAAAGATGGCTTAATTTGCCAAGATAACTTACGTGCTGATATCACCGTTGCCTTCTATCTACGCGTGAATGAAACCACCGAAGACGTATTAAAAGTGGCTAAAGCTATCGGTGTTGAGCGCGCATCTGACCATCAAGCCGTCAGTGCTCTATTCAGTGCTAAATTCTCAGAAGCCCTAAAAACTGTTGGTAAGCAATTAGAATTAGCCAAGCTGTTTGAAGACCGCCAAAGCTTCCGTGACCGTATTGTCAATGTGATTGGTAAAGACCTTAACGGTTATGCACTAGAAGACGTGGCAATCGACTATTTAGAACAAACGCCGAAATCTGCCCTCGACCCGAATAATATTTTCGACTCCGAAGGTATTCGCAAAATCACCGAAATTACCGCTATCCACAATATTGAAACTAACCAAAAAGAACGCGACCAAGAGTTAGCTATCAAAAAGAAAAACGTGGAAACTCGCGAAGCGAGCTTAGCATTAGAGCGCCAACAAGCCGATGCGGAAGCCCGTCAAAAACGCGAAATTGATAATATTCGTGCACGAGAACAAGCCGAAACGCTGCGTGTTCAAGAAGAAGAGCGCCTCAAGTCAGAACAAGCGCGTATTCAAACTCAGCAAGAAATTGAAATCCGTGAAGAAAACCGTATGCGTGAAGTGGAAGTGGCTCAACAGAACCGCACCCGTGCCGTGGCTATCGAGGAAGAGCGTGTTAGCCGTGCTCGCGAGCTAGAAATTGTCGCCCGTGAGCGTGAAGTTGAACTACAACGCATCGAGAAAGAAAAAGCGTTAGAAGAAGAACGTAAGAATATCTCAAACGTGATCCGCGAGCGCGTCGCCGTTGAAAAAACCGTCGCTCAGGAAGAAGAGCGTATTAAAGAAGTCCGCGAAATTTCCGAAGCTGAGCGTATGAAGCAAGTCACCGTCATCAACGCTCAAGCTGAAGCTGAAGAAGCTTTAGTTCGCCAAGTGAAGCGCGCCGAAGCCGATGAAGCTAGCGCCAAGCACCGAGCAGAAGAAATCAGCACCATGGCACAAGCAGAATTAGAAGCTTCCGCCAAACAAGCGGAAGCCAAAAAACGCCTAGCCGAAGGTATTGAGGCTGAACATGCTGCATTAGGGTTAGCCGAAGCACGCGTTCGTCAAGCCACTGCCGAAGCAGAAGAGAAAGAAGGCCTGGTTCAAGCCAATATCACCGCAGAAAAACTGTTAGCCGAAGCCCGAGGCCTGAAAGAGAAAGGCTTAACCGAAGCCCAAGTCATGGAAGCAAAAGCCCACGCAGAACGCGAACAAGGCCTCGCTGAAGCGAAAATTCTCGAAGAGAAATTGGCTGCTCAGGCTCGCGGTGAAGAGCAACAAGCGAATGCAAAAGAGAAACTGGGCTTGGCAGATGCCAAAATTCTGGAAGAAAAACTGGCCGCTCAAGCGCGTGGTGAAGGCCAATTAGGGGCAGCGCAAGCAGAAGTGATTCGCCAACGTCTGAAAGCAGAAGCTGACGGTCTAACTGATAAGTTCCAATCTATGGATCATCTCAGTGACACGGCCCGTGCACACGAAGAATTCCGTATGCAACTTGAGAAAACGTTCGAGCAATCCATGGCATCCATTGAAGCGAATAAAGAAATTGCTCGCGAACAAGCGGATGTACTGGCTGCTGCACTGAGCAAAACCAACATCGAAATTGTGGGCGGTGATGGCGACTTCTTTAATACCTTCTCCAAAGCACTGAGCTTAGGTAAAGCCGTTGATGGGTTTATGGATAAAAGCAGTTTTGCCAAAGATAACCTTGAAAAGTTAGTCAATCGAGTCACAGAAGAGAAGAAAATTGATATCGCATCCTTACTGCAAAACCCTGAAGTCAAAGATTTAATCAATGGCTTTATGGCTGCAAAAGGCGCGCCACAAACAGCGAAAAACATCGTGAGCAAACCCGTGCCTTACGATGATAACCAAAGCTAATTCATCAATATTCCGGCTTTTCAGGTAAGTTTTATACCTCACCCCGCCAAGTTGCAGCACATAGGTAACTTGGCGTTTTATGAGCGTATCTTTTTTTAAGACCAAGGAAATTCGTTAAACATGTCAGAAACCCAAGATGTGAATCGCGAACAGGAAATTCTCGACAGTGCCGTCGCAGAAGGTGGCGCGTACGAAATATTACGCAAGCGCCTAACCGAACAAGGCCAGCAACTTCACCAAAAAGCGGCGCTACTCAACGACAATCGGTTGACTGAATTTGGTCAAAGCCAGATGGACATCATCGGGCGTATCCGTATTCGTACCGAAAATAACTGCCAAGCGAGGGACATTGTCCGTGTCGGTGACTGGTTGCTATTTGGCTATAACGTTTTTCTGGGTCTGAAAAAAGAAACTCACATTGAAGATGTTTTTTCCCTATATCAACTGACTGAAAATGAAGGTGATTTTGATGTAATCTCTGTCCCCTACGAAGAGACATTTCTCAATGATACGCGCTTTGTTCAGGATTTTACTGAGCTGTATACCTATTACAAAAACACGCAATTACTGCAATTAGTTGAGCGCGATGGCAAGCTGTTAGCCAGTTTTCAAATTGGTGATCGGTTAACTGACGTGCGTGTTTTCCGCTGGTCAATTTCCAGCGATAAATCCCGCATCGAATACATCGATAACCGGGGTGAACGTGATATCGCCCTGCCCCCCACTACCGATTTCGAATGGGTACGCACCACGCGGGAAAATACCGTCAATGGCCGTTACCCGCACATTAATATTCTCGATACCGTCTTTGTGGAAACCATCGGCGGCGACCTAACCATCAAATGTGAAAATAATACCGAAGATGGGTTAGGCATCTACCGCGAAGCGGTACTCGATAAAAATCAATCCCTCGATGACGCCCAAATTGAATATGCCCAGACAGGCAGCCTGATTTTACTCAAGATCTTGCCATACCGCGAAGAGAGCTGGCGCTATCTGGTTTACAATATTCTGAACCAAACTGTTCAACGCATTGATGCCATCGGGCAAGCGTGTGTGCAGCTGCCTGAAGATCACGGCATTATCTTCCCTGGGGGCTACTACCTGCAAAACGGTGAGTACAAAACCTTCGAGCAACCGATGGATGGCATGCGTTTTCGTCGTCTACGCCGTTCGCCTAACGGGGAAGATGTGCTATATGTGTTTTATTCCCCAAACCAAGGTCGTATCGCTCTTTTCAATTATAATTTGATTGAACGTAAGCTTGCCGTACCATTAATTGGTCACGGTTATGCCATGCTCGAAGATGGCAAAATGGTGCTATTCGAAGGAGAAGGCGACGAAGCCACCCGAGTTCATCCAATGCAGGTTTGGCAAACCCCATTCTATTCTGACGAGTTTGCCGATAAGCAGCCGCCACGGAGCGGGTTTCTGGGACGTATCGGTAATGCAGATTTAGTCCGTGGGATCTCTGAAATTATCCACATCGCCAAAGAGATTGAAGGCAACCAAGTTTCCGTTTCCCGCTATGAACAACTCAGCCAGCAGCCCAAAAACTTGCTGGATATTTTCTATTGGTTTAACGACGACCAGTGTTTAAGTATTGGCAAACTCTTAAAAGAAATCGCCCAAACCAGTGAGTTGGTACTCGACGAATACGAGAAAGTCGAAAGTATCCGCCAGCAATCCGTCAAATCCATGAATGAGGCTGTCACTCGCCAACGCGCCTTACTGTCCCTCACACTGCCTGAAGGATGGACGGACATTCAACAATTTGTGGATGGGTTAAATGCCTTAAACGCCCAACAAGGGCACCTGATTTCATTGCGAGAAT
The Providencia alcalifaciens DNA segment above includes these coding regions:
- a CDS encoding flotillin family protein, whose product is MDLAEYMPFLTVVGGVIIIILGFFGLFKAFYIKVPQGTALIVNDMSAQPKVHFTGALVYPVIYKKEFMRISLLTLEVDRRGKDGLICQDNLRADITVAFYLRVNETTEDVLKVAKAIGVERASDHQAVSALFSAKFSEALKTVGKQLELAKLFEDRQSFRDRIVNVIGKDLNGYALEDVAIDYLEQTPKSALDPNNIFDSEGIRKITEITAIHNIETNQKERDQELAIKKKNVETREASLALERQQADAEARQKREIDNIRAREQAETLRVQEEERLKSEQARIQTQQEIEIREENRMREVEVAQQNRTRAVAIEEERVSRARELEIVAREREVELQRIEKEKALEEERKNISNVIRERVAVEKTVAQEEERIKEVREISEAERMKQVTVINAQAEAEEALVRQVKRAEADEASAKHRAEEISTMAQAELEASAKQAEAKKRLAEGIEAEHAALGLAEARVRQATAEAEEKEGLVQANITAEKLLAEARGLKEKGLTEAQVMEAKAHAEREQGLAEAKILEEKLAAQARGEEQQANAKEKLGLADAKILEEKLAAQARGEGQLGAAQAEVIRQRLKAEADGLTDKFQSMDHLSDTARAHEEFRMQLEKTFEQSMASIEANKEIAREQADVLAAALSKTNIEIVGGDGDFFNTFSKALSLGKAVDGFMDKSSFAKDNLEKLVNRVTEEKKIDIASLLQNPEVKDLINGFMAAKGAPQTAKNIVSKPVPYDDNQS